In Flavobacterium sp. N3904, one DNA window encodes the following:
- the map gene encoding type I methionyl aminopeptidase, with amino-acid sequence MIIQKTREEIELMRESALIVSKTLGMIASEIKEGVTTLYLDQRAEEFIRDHGAVPSFLGLYGFPNSLCMSPNSQVVHGIPNNKPLESGDVISVDCGAFKNGFHGDHAYSFEIGEVAEETKKLLQITKESLYVGIRELRAGNRVEDVGNAIQKYTEAHGYGVVRELVGHGVGQKMHEDPEMPNYGKRGRGKLLIEGMVVAIEPMINMGTKNIKQHKDGWTITTADGKPSAHFEHDVAIIDGKPEILSTFYYIYKELGIVSNEEDEFRKIPLVV; translated from the coding sequence ATGATTATTCAAAAAACCCGTGAGGAAATAGAATTAATGCGCGAAAGTGCCTTAATCGTATCAAAGACATTAGGAATGATTGCTTCTGAAATAAAAGAAGGAGTTACCACATTATATCTTGACCAAAGAGCCGAAGAATTCATACGCGATCACGGCGCAGTCCCAAGTTTTCTTGGACTTTATGGGTTCCCGAATTCATTGTGTATGAGTCCTAATTCTCAAGTGGTACACGGAATCCCGAACAATAAACCTTTAGAAAGCGGTGATGTGATTTCGGTAGATTGCGGTGCTTTCAAAAACGGTTTTCACGGAGACCACGCTTATTCTTTTGAAATTGGCGAAGTTGCCGAAGAAACTAAAAAATTACTTCAAATTACCAAAGAATCTTTATACGTTGGAATCCGAGAATTGCGAGCTGGAAACCGTGTGGAAGATGTTGGAAATGCTATACAAAAATATACCGAAGCACACGGTTATGGTGTGGTTCGAGAATTGGTTGGACACGGTGTAGGACAAAAAATGCACGAAGATCCCGAAATGCCAAACTACGGAAAAAGAGGTCGTGGAAAGTTACTAATCGAAGGAATGGTTGTGGCTATTGAGCCGATGATCAATATGGGAACCAAAAACATTAAACAACACAAAGACGGTTGGACAATCACCACTGCAGACGGAAAACCTTCCGCGCATTTTGAACACGACGTAGCCATTATAGATGGGAAACCTGAGATATTATCTACTTTCTATTACATCTATAAAGAATTAGGGATTGTGAGCAATGAAGAAGATGAATTTAGAAAAATCCCATTAGTTGTATAA